The proteins below come from a single Vicugna pacos chromosome 13, VicPac4, whole genome shotgun sequence genomic window:
- the LOC102531936 gene encoding olfactory receptor 2A12-like gives MQEPNQSSVTEFILLGFAFSPRTTPLFFSAFLITYLLIILGNSLITILICLDSHLHTPMYFFIGTLSMLDLGYTTTTMPQMLAHLASQKKTISFASCVAQMYIFLVLGITESWLFTIMSVDRYVAICHPLRYKVIMNPWLCGVMVIFCGLWGVISALVYTAFAIRLPYCGPNKINHFFCEVPAVLKLACADTSVNDQVDFILGFSVILVPLSLILVIYINIFFAILKIRSVQGRLKAFSTCASHITVVTMFCVPAMVMYMKPGSEAFPEEDKKLALFYNVVSAFLNPIIYSLRNKDVKRAFLKVMGWGRAPE, from the coding sequence ATGCAAGAGCCTAACCAGTCCTCTGTGACTGAATTCATCCTTCTGGGCTTTGCCTTCAGCCCCAGGACCACTCCTCTGTTCTTCTCAGCCTTCCTGATAACCTACTTGTTGATTATTTTGGGCAACAGCTTGATCACCATCCTCATCTGCCTGGACTCACACCTCCACACACCCATGTACTTCTTTATTGGCACCCTTTCCATGTTGGATCTGGGCTATACCACCACAACTATGCCCCAGATGTTGGCACATCTGGCCAGCCAGAAGAAGACCATCTCTTTTGCCAGCTGTGTGGCCCAAATGTACATTTTTTTGGTGCTAGGTATCACTGAGTCCTGGCTCTTTACCATCATGTCTGTAGACAGGTATGTGGCCATCTGCCACCCACTCAGGTACAAGGTCATCATGAACCCATGGCTGTGTGGGGTAATGGTCATATTCTGTGGACTCTGGGGTGTCATCTCTGCTCTTGTTTACACTGCCTTTGCCATACGTCTGCCCTACTGTGGCCCCAATAAGATCAACCACTTCTTCTGTGAAGTCCCTGCAGTCTTGAAGCTGGCTTGTGCAGACACCTCAGTCAATGACCAGGTAGACTTCATTCTTGGCTTTAGTGTCATCCTGGTTCCACTTTCCCTCATCCTTGTCATTTACATCAATATCTTCTTTGCCATCTTGAAGATCCGTTCAGTCCAGGGGCGGCTGaaggccttctccacctgtgcCTCCCACATCACTGTGGTCACCATGTTCTGTGTGCCAGCCATGGTCATGTACATGAAGCCTGGCTCGGAGGCCTTCCCAGAAGAGGACAAGAAGTTGGCTCTGTTCTACAACGTCGTCTCTGCCTTCCTCAACCCCATCATCTACAGCCTCCGGAACAAGGACGTAAAGAGGGCTTTCCTCAAGGTgatgggctggggcagggccccagAATAA